The following proteins come from a genomic window of Diprion similis isolate iyDipSimi1 chromosome 8, iyDipSimi1.1, whole genome shotgun sequence:
- the LOC124409375 gene encoding prostaglandin reductase 1-like: MVIAKKYVLAKHFQGEPKRSDLPIVEEELPPLKDGQYLIEAVYLSVDPYMRVYAQRYPVGITMIGIQVGKIIESKHKDFPVGKYVVATVGWRSHTIIDGNGGLSSLRIPDYVLPDLGSLPVSLGVGVLGMPGNTAYFGLIELCQPKAGETLVVSGAAGGVGSHVGQIGKILGMKVIGIAGSDAKCKWLKEELGFDHVINYKTQDVAVALKEAAPNKVDCYFDNVGGEISSIVMNHMNLFGRVSACGSISSYNADVKALPKCSIVQPAVVFSQLRVEGFIVNRWADRWMEGIEKNLQWLKENKLKYRETVTEGFENMFDAFVEMMRGDNVGKAVIKV, translated from the exons ATGGTGATTGCAAAGAAATACGTGTTGGCCAAACATTTTCAAGGAGAGCCCAAACGTTCAGATTTGCCGATAGTTGAGGAAGAATTACCCCCTCTGAAAGATGGAC AATATCTCATTGAAGCAGTATATTTGTCTGTTGATCCGTACATGCGAGTGTACGCACAGCGATACCCAGTGGGAATCACAATGATTGGAATTCAAGTAGGTAAAATTATAGAATCCAAACATAAGGACTTTCCAGTTGGAAAGTATGTTGTCGCTACAGTAGGTTGGCGTTCACACACTATAATTGACGGAAATGGGGGTTTATCGAGTCTTCGCATACCTGATTATGTATTGCCTGATCTCGGTAGTCTCCCCGTATCTTTGGGTGTGGGAGTGCTGGGCATGCCAGG AAACACTGCATATTTTGGGCTGATTGAGCTCTGTCAGCCAAAGGCTGGAGAAACACTTGTAGTGAGCGGTGCAGCGGGTGGAGTTGGCTCTCATGTTGGGCAAATTGGAAAGATCCTTGGTATGAAAGTCATTGGGATTGCTGGTTCAGATGCAAAGTGCAAATGGCTAAAAGAAGAATTAGGGTTTGACcatgttattaattataaaactcAAGATGTTGCTGTGGCTTTGAAGGAAGCTGCTCCGAATAAGGTTGACTGCTACTTCGAcaat GTTGGCGGAGAGATTTCTAGTATTGTTATGAATCACATGAATTTATTCGGCCGCGTCTCAGCATGTGGGAGTATTTCCTCCTATAATGCAGATGTTAAAGCATTGCCCAAATGTTCTATCGTTCAACCTGCTGTGGTATTTTCACAATTGAGGGTTGAAGGATTTATAGTAAATCGCTGGGCTGATAGATGGATGGAGGGTATAGAGAAGAATCTTCAATGGCTGAAAGAGAATAAGCTGAAGTATCGTGAAACTGTCACAGaaggatttgaaaatatgtttgaTGCGTTTGTTGAGATGATGCGAGGAGACAATGTTGGAAAGGCTGTTATTAAAGTTTAA
- the LOC124409374 gene encoding prostaglandin reductase 1-like has translation MISSLFSRGQVLLTKSFHPSSINSTRTMVIAKKYVIGKYFQGEPKRSDLPLVEEELPPLKDGEYLIQAEYLSVDPYMRPYVYRVPLGRTMIGSQIAKIIDSKNAKFPVGQRVFANIGWRTHTIIREDDGGVFDQPPYLLPDFEGLPPSLGLGVLGMPGNTSYFGFLEICQPKAGETLVVSGAAGAVGSHVGQIGKILGLNVIGIAGSDAKCKWLKEELGFDHAINYKTQNVATALREAAPNKVDCYFDNVGGDISGIVLNQMNLFGRISVCGSISSYNADINAMPKTAIIQPALVFSQLKMEGFIVMRWQNRWMEGIEQNLKWIKEGKLKYRETFTDGFENMFDAFVGLLQGENTGKAVVKV, from the exons ATGATTAGTTCATTATTCTCCCGTGGCCAAGTGCTCctgacgaaaagtttccatcCAAGCAGTATCAATTCAACACGTACAATGGTTATTGCAAAGAAATATGTGATTGGAAAATACTTCCAAGGAGAGCCAAAGCGTTCGGATTTACCGCTCGTCGAGGAAGAGTTACCGCCTTTGAAAGATGGAG aataTCTTATCCAGGCAGAGTACTTGTCGGTCGACCCGTACATGAGGCCTTATGTCTACCGAGTACCATTGGGACGTACAATGATCGGTtctcaaattgcaaaaatcatagactcaaaaaatgcaaagttcCCAGTCGGTCAGCGTGTCTTTGCTAATATTGGCTGGCGAACGCATACCATAATTCGTGAAGATGATGGCGGAGTCTTTGATCAGCCTCCCTACCTCCTGCCTGATTTTGAAGGTCTACCTCCATCCCTTGGTTTAGGAGTGTTGGGCATGCCAGG GAATACCAGTTACTTCGGATTCTTGGAAATATGTCAGCCAAAAGCTGGAGAAACATTGGTTGTAAGTGGTGCAGCAGGAGCAGTCGGATCTCACGTTGGACAAATTGGAAAGATTCTTGGTTTAAATGTCATTGGAATTGCTGGTTCCGATGCAAAGTGCAAATGGCTTAAGGAAGAACTTGGCTTTGATCATGCTATCAACTACAAAACTCAAAATGTTGCCACAGCTCTGCGTGAAGCTGCTCCGAACAAAGTTGATTGTTACTTTGATAAC GTTGGAGGAGATATTTCTGGAATTGTACTTAACCAGATGAATCTATTTGGTCGCATCTCAGTATGTGGAAGTATTTCTTCGTACAACGCCGACATCAATGCGATGCCCAAGACGGCTATTATTCAGCCTGCATTGGTGTTTTCCCAGTTGAAAATGGAAGGATTTATAGTGATGCGTTGGCAGAATCGCTGGATGGAAGGAATCGAGCAGAACCTTAAATGGATAAAGGAGGGAAAATTGAAGTACCGCGAGACATTTACAGatggatttgaaaatatgttcgATGCATTTGTTGGCCTGCTGCAAGGGGAAAACACTGGAAAAGCAGTtgtcaaagtttaa